In the Alphaproteobacteria bacterium genome, CGGTCGCGGATCGCACCGGCAAGCAGGTCGCGGATGTCGCGGCGACCTACTATGCGGCGGGCGCCTTCTTCCAGCTCGACCGCATCGCCAATGCGGCGCGCGGCATCCAGGTCACCGACTATTTCGACCGGCTCGCGCTCGACCGCGCGCTCGACTCGATCGGCGAATCCGAGCGGCGGCTCACGGCGGAAATGGTCGGGAACGGCGTCACCGGGCCGGAGGCCGTCGCGGCCTGGGTGTCACCGCGCGCCGGCGAAGTCGAGCGCATCCGCGCTGCGGTGCACGGCATCGCGAGTTCGGGGTTGACGCTGTCGAAGCTTTCGGTCGCGGCGAGCTTGCTGGGGGACTTGGCGAAGCATTAGCGCTGAGTGTCATCCCGGCCAAGTGACGCAGAATGCGTCGCGAGCCGGGACCCATCTTTCCTTGTGCTCGTTGAGAAATGGGTCCCGGGTCTCCGGCGCTTCGCGCCGTCGCCCGGGATGACAGCAGAGATCAATGCCGGAAGTGCCTCACCCCGGTGAACACCATCGCGATGCCGTGCTCGTCGGCGGCCTTGATGATTTCGCCATCGCGTATCGAGCCGCCGGGCTGAATCACGGCGGTTGCGCCGGCTTCGATCGCGACCAGCAGCCCGTCGGCGAACGGAAAGAACGCGTCCGATGCGACAACCGAACCTTTGGTGAGCGGCGCGGCCAATCCCTGCTCCCGCGCGGAATCTTCGGCCTTGCGCGCCGCGATGCGTGCCGCATCGACGCGGCTCATCTGTCCGGCCCCGATGCCGACAGTCGCGCGGTCCTTCGCGTAGACGATGGTATTCGACTTGACGTGCTTGGCGACGCGGAATGCGAAGCGCATATCGTCGAGCTCCGCATCGCTCGGGGCGCGCCTGGTGACAGTCTTGAGCTGCAATTCGTCCGCGACCGCGTTGTCGCGCGACTGAACCAGAAGGCCGCCTGCGACGGATTTCACCGTCAAGCCCTTCGCCTTCGGGTCGGGCAGGCCGCCGGCGAGCAGCAGCCGCAGGTTCTTTTTTGCACCAACGATGGCGATCGCCTCATCGGTCGCGTCCGGCGCGACGATGACCTCGGTGAAGATCTCCGTGATGGCGCGCGCGGCCTCCGCATCGAGCGTGCGGTTCAGCGCCACGATGCCGCCGGACGCGGAGGTCATGTCGCAGGCGAGTGCCTTGCGGTAAGCGTCAACAAGCGATGTTCCTTCTGCAACGCCGCAGGGATTGGCGTGCTTCACGATCGCGCAGGCCGCGGTGCGCGTGGGATTGAACTCGGCGACGCATTCGTAGGCCGCGTCGGTGTCGTTGATATTGTTGTAGGATAGTTCTTTGCCCTGCACCTGGCGCATCGTGGCGACGCCGAAGCGCTGCTCGGGCGTGCGATAGAACGCGGCGCTCTGGTGCGGGTTCTCGCCATAGCGCAGCGGCTGCAAGAGCTTGCCGCCGAAGGCGCGGTAGGCGGTCTCCGCCTCGCCCAGTTCGTTCGCAAACCAGTTCGAGATCGCCGCATCGTACGCCGCCGTGCGCGCATAGGCCTTCTGCGCCAGCGACTTGCGCAAGGCGAGCGTCGTCGCGCCGCCATGGGCCCTGAGCTCATCGAGCAGGCGCGCATAGTCGTCGGCATCGACGACCACCGCCACGTCATTGTGGTTTTTCGCGGCGGCGCGGATCATCGCTGGTCCGCCGATGTCGATGTTCTCGATGCAGTCGTCGTAGGCCGCACCTTTCGCGACGGTCGCCTCGAACGGATAGAGGTTGACCACCAGCAGATCGATCGGCGCGATGCCGTGCTCCTTCATGGATTTCGCGTGGTCGGCATTGTCGCGGATCGCGAGCAGGCCGCCATGCACCTTCGGATGCAGCGTCTTGACGCGGCCGTCCATCATTTCGGGAAAGCCGGTCAGCTCGGAGACATCGCGTACCTTGAGGCCCGCATCCGCAATCGCCTTCGCGGTGCCGCCAGTCGAGACCAGCTCAATGCCGTGAACCGAGAGTGCGCGCGCGAACTCGATCAGCCCGGTCTTGTCCGAGACGGAAAGGAGCGCGCGTGTGATGCGGCGGAGATCGGGCATGTGCCATCCATAACCACAATCGTTTGCGATGGCGCAATGCCGCGCGACCCAATCCCCACTTGTGTTTATGGCTTCCGGGCTTGCGAGCTGGCTCACGCCCCGGAATGACCAGCGTTCTATAGCGGCAGCTGCGGCTCTTCCTGCTCGGCGCGGCGCACCGGCTCCTGCGCGTCCTGGTGCGAGAGGGTCCAGTGCACCCGCGGTACGGCGCGGGCCTGCCCGTAGATCACGATCTGGACCGAGCGGCGCGGCCCGTCGGGGCCGGCGAGGTAGACGCTTTCCTCGAGTTCGACGCGCTCCTCGTAGGCATCGAAGGTCCATACCTCCTTGTTGGGCAGCACCAGCATCACGCCGTGGCCGTCGCTGTGGCGGCTCGCCTTCACCAGCGGGTGGAGGTGAAAGCGCACAGCGAAGTTGTCGCCGCGCCGGGCCGGCAGGCTCTCGCCATTCGCCGGAGCGAACACATCCTCGCCGTCGAGCCGGCGCCCGTCGGGCGAAAGCCGCAGCATGCGCTGATGCACGACGCCGAAGCGGCTTGCGTATCCGTCATGCGACAGGCGCAAGGTCAGGCCATTGTCGCGCTCCTGGCGCGAAACCTGCACGTCGGCCGGGCCGGACAGGATCGGCGCTCCGAGCAGGGGTTTCAGCGATTCGGAGGTCAGGAAGCGGCACGACGAGGTGTCGTTGAAGATGACGGTCGAATGCGCGGCGCTCGCACGCGCCACGTGGCGCCAGGTCTCGCGGCTGGTTTCGGGCAAGCCGCAATTGACCACGATGCGATGATACTTCGCGGAGAGCTCGAACGAGAGACAGCCGGCGTGCGCCTCGTAGCTTAGCGGCATCGGCGGCGGCGGTCCGGCGTCGGCGATCAGCAAGGTATCGCCGGCCTGCACGCGCTGGTAGCCCGAGTGCGGCGCGTTCGCGACCGGCGTGCCGCGCGCATCGTCATAGGCCAGCACCGTCGAGACGAGGTCGCTGCGCGTCGGCCCCATGCCGTTGAACAGCGCGAAGTTGCCGTCGCCGTGGCGGAAGAAGCGCAGCATCGGCATCATGCGGTCGATTGCGTTGTTCAGTGCCGCCGGCGGGGGCACGTTGCGCGCCGCAAAGGCCTGGCGCAGCGGCAAGAGATCGAGCAGCAATTCGACGAGCGCACCCGGATTGCGGCTCGCATGGCCGCCATCGGGCAGCACCTGACGCTCGAGCTCGTCGGTCAAGAGCCGCGTGACGCTCTTGATCATCCGCGCCTGCCCCTGCATGCAGAGCGCCGCATAGTTGAGCGCCATGATCGCCTGCAGGCGCGGTACACCGT is a window encoding:
- the purH gene encoding bifunctional phosphoribosylaminoimidazolecarboxamide formyltransferase/IMP cyclohydrolase, with protein sequence MPDLRRITRALLSVSDKTGLIEFARALSVHGIELVSTGGTAKAIADAGLKVRDVSELTGFPEMMDGRVKTLHPKVHGGLLAIRDNADHAKSMKEHGIAPIDLLVVNLYPFEATVAKGAAYDDCIENIDIGGPAMIRAAAKNHNDVAVVVDADDYARLLDELRAHGGATTLALRKSLAQKAYARTAAYDAAISNWFANELGEAETAYRAFGGKLLQPLRYGENPHQSAAFYRTPEQRFGVATMRQVQGKELSYNNINDTDAAYECVAEFNPTRTAACAIVKHANPCGVAEGTSLVDAYRKALACDMTSASGGIVALNRTLDAEAARAITEIFTEVIVAPDATDEAIAIVGAKKNLRLLLAGGLPDPKAKGLTVKSVAGGLLVQSRDNAVADELQLKTVTRRAPSDAELDDMRFAFRVAKHVKSNTIVYAKDRATVGIGAGQMSRVDAARIAARKAEDSAREQGLAAPLTKGSVVASDAFFPFADGLLVAIEAGATAVIQPGGSIRDGEIIKAADEHGIAMVFTGVRHFRH
- a CDS encoding heparinase II/III family protein, with protein sequence MAAFAARRALRTTWSQVNAHPVVRWRFTPAISDRLLIAPQDLRTADPTRASEIYAGRFAFAGKIVICDGRSPFEIEPPSEEWSDQLLGFGWLRHLRAAESAITRANARALVDEWISLQSAFDTVDGWRPDLVARRIISWLCQAPLVLHEADMRFYRRFLRNLTRQVRYLRRAYKATRDGVPRLQAIMALNYAALCMQGQARMIKSVTRLLTDELERQVLPDGGHASRNPGALVELLLDLLPLRQAFAARNVPPPAALNNAIDRMMPMLRFFRHGDGNFALFNGMGPTRSDLVSTVLAYDDARGTPVANAPHSGYQRVQAGDTLLIADAGPPPPMPLSYEAHAGCLSFELSAKYHRIVVNCGLPETSRETWRHVARASAAHSTVIFNDTSSCRFLTSESLKPLLGAPILSGPADVQVSRQERDNGLTLRLSHDGYASRFGVVHQRMLRLSPDGRRLDGEDVFAPANGESLPARRGDNFAVRFHLHPLVKASRHSDGHGVMLVLPNKEVWTFDAYEERVELEESVYLAGPDGPRRSVQIVIYGQARAVPRVHWTLSHQDAQEPVRRAEQEEPQLPL